In Phaseolus vulgaris cultivar G19833 chromosome 10, P. vulgaris v2.0, whole genome shotgun sequence, a single genomic region encodes these proteins:
- the LOC137817902 gene encoding uncharacterized protein, whose translation MTDKFPFGEGASINMPPLFSGVNYQFRKARMKIFMHSTDKGIWETIENGPFIPQVKRDEVLIDKPSSDWTEVESKKAKFDWISKNIITSALSCDEFFRVSQCSSAKEMWDILEVTHEGTNDVMRARKHALIQEYEIFRM comes from the coding sequence ATGACTGACAAGTttccttttggggaaggtgcttccatAAACATGCCACCACTGTTTTCTGGGGTTAATTACCAGTTTAGGAAGgcgagaatgaaaatctttatgcatTCAACTGATAAGGGTATATGGgaaacaattgaaaatggtcccttTATACCTCAAGTGAAAAGAGATGAGGTTTTAATTGATAAACCTTCATCTGATTGGACTGAGGTTGAAAGTAAAAAAGCCAAATTTGACTGGATTTCCAAgaatataataacctctgccttgagttgtgatgaatttttcagggtatCACAGTGTAGctcagcaaaggaaatgtgggacatcctTGAAGTCACACATGAAGGGACAAACGATGTCATgcgagctagaaagcatgctcttatACAAGAGTATGAAATTTTTAGAATGTAG